The Bubalus bubalis isolate 160015118507 breed Murrah chromosome 1, NDDB_SH_1, whole genome shotgun sequence genome includes a region encoding these proteins:
- the RNF7 gene encoding RING-box protein 2 isoform X1: MADVEDGEEPCALSSHSGSAGSKSGGDKMFSLKKWNAVAMWSWDVECDTCAICRVQVMDACLRCQAENKQEDCVVVWGECNHSFHNCCMSLWVKQNNRCPLCQQDWVVQRIGK, from the exons ATGGCCGACGTGGAAGACGGTGAGGAACCCTGCGCCCTGTCCTCTCACTCGGGGAGCGCAGGATCCAAGTCGGGCGGCGACAAAATGTTCTCCCTCAAGAAGTGGAACGCGGTGGCCATGTGGAGCTGGGACGTGGAGTGCGATACGTGCGCCATCTGCAGGGTCCAGGTGATGG ATGCCTGTCTTAGATGTCAAGCTGAAAACAAACAAGAGGATTGTGTTG tggtCTGGGGAGAATGTAATCATTCCTTCCACAACTGCTGCATGTCCTTGTGGGTGAAACAAAACAATCGCTGCCCTCTCTGCCAGCAGGACTGGGTGGTCCAGAGAATCGGGAAGTGA
- the RNF7 gene encoding RING-box protein 2 isoform X2: MADVEDGEEPCALSSHSGSAGSKSGGDKMFSLKKWNAVAMWSWDVECDTCAICRVQMPVLDVKLKTNKRIVLWSGENVIIPSTTAACPCG; the protein is encoded by the exons ATGGCCGACGTGGAAGACGGTGAGGAACCCTGCGCCCTGTCCTCTCACTCGGGGAGCGCAGGATCCAAGTCGGGCGGCGACAAAATGTTCTCCCTCAAGAAGTGGAACGCGGTGGCCATGTGGAGCTGGGACGTGGAGTGCGATACGTGCGCCATCTGCAGGGTCCAG ATGCCTGTCTTAGATGTCAAGCTGAAAACAAACAAGAGGATTGTGTTG tggtCTGGGGAGAATGTAATCATTCCTTCCACAACTGCTGCATGTCCTTGTGGGTGA